Proteins from a single region of Centropristis striata isolate RG_2023a ecotype Rhode Island chromosome 9, C.striata_1.0, whole genome shotgun sequence:
- the LOC131977670 gene encoding late histone H2A.L3 has translation MSGRGKGAGKARAKAKSRSSRAGLQFPVGRVHRLLRKGNYAQRVGAGAPVYLAAVLEYLTAEILELAGNAARDNKKTRIIPRHLQLAVRNDEELNKLLGGVTIAQGGVLPNIQAVLLPKKTEKAAKK, from the coding sequence ATGTCTGGACGTGGTAAGGGCGCCGGTAAAGCCAGAGCAAAGGCCAAGAGCCGCTCCTCTCGTGCCGGGCTCCAGTTCCCGGTCGGTCGTGTCCACAGGCTGCTGAGAAAGGGAAACTACGCTCAGCGTGTCGGTGCCGGAGCTCCGGTCTACCTGGCGGCCGTGCTGGAGTACCTGACCGCTGAGATCCTGGAGCTGGCTGGAAACGCTGCCCGCGACAACAAGAAGACCCGCATCATCCCCCGTCACCTGCAGCTGGCTGTCCGCAACGACGAGGAGCTCAACAAGCTGCTGGGCGGAGTCACCATCGCTCAGGGCGGCGTGCTGCCCAACATCCAGGCGGTCCTGCTGCCCAAGAAGACCGAGAAGGCCGCCAAGAAGTAA